One segment of Trachemys scripta elegans isolate TJP31775 chromosome 1, CAS_Tse_1.0, whole genome shotgun sequence DNA contains the following:
- the GALR3 gene encoding galanin receptor type 3 isoform X2, with protein MPESWNASSNSLEVRAAGIIVPVVFSLIFLLGTVGNGLVLAVLLHNGQVKYNTTNLFILNLAMADLCFIICCVPFQATIYTLDGWLFGSFACKAVHFFIYLTMYASSFTLAAVSVDRYLAIRYPLKSRDLRTSWNAAVAIIVIWTLSLLFSGPYLSYYQIIHYHGVPICVPIWEDQRRKILDILTFVFGYLLPVVVVSLAYARTIKFLWTSVDPIERISESRKAKCKVTKMIVAVAIIFCLCWLPHHLVILCFWFGYFPFNRATYACRLASHCLSYANSCLNPIVYALISKHFRKKFKQVFTCLLFQNKSRKKKRSGNKVHVTNVANNAAGVYGGNTEVTQIQEENARCCQGPLRKGAEDTHLPEAWTHQLQDATVSAQRGLLAEESSVTTGNPLAVTSPGRPQGLLTIH; from the exons ATGCCAGAGAGCTGGAATGCCTCCTCCAACAGCCTGGAGGTGCGTGCTGCGGGCATCATCGTGCCGGTGGTCTTCTCCCTCATCTTCCTTCTGGGCACAGTGGGGAATGGGCTGGTGCTGGCCGTGCTGCTGCACAATGGCCAGGTGAAGTACAATACCACCAACTTGTTCATCCTCAACCTGGCCATGGCAGACCTCTGCTTCATCATCTGCTGCGTCCCCTTCCAAGCCACCATCTACACACTGGACGGGTGGCTCTTTGGCTCCTTTGCCTGCAAGGCTGTGCACTTCTTCATCTACCTCACTATGTACGCCAGCAGCTTCACCCTGGCAGCCGTCTCTGTTGACAG GTACCTGGCCATTCGCTACCCACTGAAATCCCGGGATCTCCGGACCTCCTGGAATGCAGCGGTTGCCATCATAGTGATCTGGACCCTGTCACTGCTCTTTTCAGGGCCCTACCTCAGCTACTACCAGATTATCCACTACCACGGGGTGCCCATCTGTGTCCCCATTTGGGAGGACCAACGCCGGAAGATCCTGGACATCCTCACCTTTGTGTTTGGGTACCTCCTGCCCGTGGTTGTTGTGAGCTTGGCTTATGCCAGGACGATCAAGTTCCTGTGGACCTCCGTAGACCCCATCGAGAGAATCTCAGAGTCCCGTAAGGCCAAGTGCAAGGTTACCAAGATGATTGTGGCTGTGGCCATAATCTTCTGCCTCTGCTGGCTGCCCCACCACCTGGTCATCCTATGCTTTTGGTTTGGCTACTTCCCCTTCAACCGAGCCACCTATGCCTGCCGCCTGGCCTCCCACTGCCTGTCGTATGCCAACTCCTGCCTCAACCCCATCGTCTATGCCCTCATCTCTAAGCATTTCCGCAAGAAGTTCAAGCAAGTCTTCACTTGCCTCCTCTTTCAGAACAAGAGCCGGAAGAAGAAGAGATCTGGCAATAAAGTCCACGTTACCAATGTGGCCAACAATGCTGCAGGTGTGTATGGAGGTAACACCGAGGTCACCCAGATCCAGGAGGAAAATGCCAGGTGCTGCCAGGGCCCGCTGCGGAAAGGCGCTGAAGACACCCATCTCCCTGAGGCATGGACTCATCAGCTACAGGACGCCACTGTCTCTGCTCAGAGAGGACTGCTGGCTGAAGAAAGTTCTGTAACAACTGGCAACCCACTGGCTGTGACCTCACCAGGGAGACCTCAGGGCCTGCTGACCATCCACTGA
- the GALR3 gene encoding galanin receptor type 3 isoform X1, whose protein sequence is MGRWTPGEAGRGGVNSGASLPASGAARRAPRRSAGKEGARGGPAPRGRGAARANSGSLWPVGRERDRDRSAPERGAGPLSDGEMPESWNASSNSLEVRAAGIIVPVVFSLIFLLGTVGNGLVLAVLLHNGQVKYNTTNLFILNLAMADLCFIICCVPFQATIYTLDGWLFGSFACKAVHFFIYLTMYASSFTLAAVSVDRYLAIRYPLKSRDLRTSWNAAVAIIVIWTLSLLFSGPYLSYYQIIHYHGVPICVPIWEDQRRKILDILTFVFGYLLPVVVVSLAYARTIKFLWTSVDPIERISESRKAKCKVTKMIVAVAIIFCLCWLPHHLVILCFWFGYFPFNRATYACRLASHCLSYANSCLNPIVYALISKHFRKKFKQVFTCLLFQNKSRKKKRSGNKVHVTNVANNAAGVYGGNTEVTQIQEENARCCQGPLRKGAEDTHLPEAWTHQLQDATVSAQRGLLAEESSVTTGNPLAVTSPGRPQGLLTIH, encoded by the exons ATGGGGCGCTGGACACCTGGCGAGGCCGGGCGCGGAGGGGTTAACTCCGGCGCCAGCCTCCCGGCGAGCGGAGCAGCGCGGCGGGCTCCGCGGCGGagcgctgggaaggagggagccaGAGGGGGCCCCGCGCCACGTGGGAGAGGCGCAGCTCGGGCAAACTCCGGGTCCCTCTGGCccgtggggagggagcgggaTCGGGATCGCAGCGCCCCGGAGCGAGGCGCAG GCCCACTGTCTGATGGGGAGATGCCAGAGAGCTGGAATGCCTCCTCCAACAGCCTGGAGGTGCGTGCTGCGGGCATCATCGTGCCGGTGGTCTTCTCCCTCATCTTCCTTCTGGGCACAGTGGGGAATGGGCTGGTGCTGGCCGTGCTGCTGCACAATGGCCAGGTGAAGTACAATACCACCAACTTGTTCATCCTCAACCTGGCCATGGCAGACCTCTGCTTCATCATCTGCTGCGTCCCCTTCCAAGCCACCATCTACACACTGGACGGGTGGCTCTTTGGCTCCTTTGCCTGCAAGGCTGTGCACTTCTTCATCTACCTCACTATGTACGCCAGCAGCTTCACCCTGGCAGCCGTCTCTGTTGACAG GTACCTGGCCATTCGCTACCCACTGAAATCCCGGGATCTCCGGACCTCCTGGAATGCAGCGGTTGCCATCATAGTGATCTGGACCCTGTCACTGCTCTTTTCAGGGCCCTACCTCAGCTACTACCAGATTATCCACTACCACGGGGTGCCCATCTGTGTCCCCATTTGGGAGGACCAACGCCGGAAGATCCTGGACATCCTCACCTTTGTGTTTGGGTACCTCCTGCCCGTGGTTGTTGTGAGCTTGGCTTATGCCAGGACGATCAAGTTCCTGTGGACCTCCGTAGACCCCATCGAGAGAATCTCAGAGTCCCGTAAGGCCAAGTGCAAGGTTACCAAGATGATTGTGGCTGTGGCCATAATCTTCTGCCTCTGCTGGCTGCCCCACCACCTGGTCATCCTATGCTTTTGGTTTGGCTACTTCCCCTTCAACCGAGCCACCTATGCCTGCCGCCTGGCCTCCCACTGCCTGTCGTATGCCAACTCCTGCCTCAACCCCATCGTCTATGCCCTCATCTCTAAGCATTTCCGCAAGAAGTTCAAGCAAGTCTTCACTTGCCTCCTCTTTCAGAACAAGAGCCGGAAGAAGAAGAGATCTGGCAATAAAGTCCACGTTACCAATGTGGCCAACAATGCTGCAGGTGTGTATGGAGGTAACACCGAGGTCACCCAGATCCAGGAGGAAAATGCCAGGTGCTGCCAGGGCCCGCTGCGGAAAGGCGCTGAAGACACCCATCTCCCTGAGGCATGGACTCATCAGCTACAGGACGCCACTGTCTCTGCTCAGAGAGGACTGCTGGCTGAAGAAAGTTCTGTAACAACTGGCAACCCACTGGCTGTGACCTCACCAGGGAGACCTCAGGGCCTGCTGACCATCCACTGA
- the LOC117880607 gene encoding noggin-like, which translates to MEMARVGFIYLLLLGSWAQGPLPSGASLLSQEGDLPLSEDLLLPEKIGETTPPNPDIHLIRSKPSAHVRPYSLSRSPNDYHYSPKPKHLRAPRLLKLLGPSYDPFWMSPQDPRSRNTSLEQLGTLSQDLADGTSRYRKKLLQEAENVELPVLLPPEEGMASNLSQAVAHRLRRWLVDSATCHLTSSWVDLGPVFWPRWVRHTECDTSHTGCSWPPGMTCRPAQFTHIKLLVWHCWMSKDPAIDTGRILQQCTWRQIPYPVVSACKCSCR; encoded by the coding sequence ATGGAGATGGCCAGAGTAGGTTTCAtttacctgctgctgctggggagctgggcccaggggCCTCTTCCCTCTGgagcctctctcctctcccaggagggagaCCTTCCTCTAAGTGaggaccttctgctgcctgaGAAGATCGGTGAGACCACCCCACCCAATCCTGACATCCACCTCATCCGGAGCAAGCCATCTGCCCACGTGAGGCCATATAGCCTGTCCCGCTCTCCAAATGACTACCACTACTCCCCCAAGCCCAAGCATCTCAGGGCCCCTCGGTTGTTGAAGCTGCTGGGCCCCTCATACGACCCCTTCTGGATGTCCCCGCAGGATCCACGAAGCCGCAACACCAGTCTGGAGCAGCTGGGCACCCTGAGCCAGGACCTGGCCGATGGCACCAGCCGTTACCGGAAGAAGCTGCTGCAGGAGGCTGAAAATGTGGAGCTCCCTGTCCTGCTGCCCCCTGAGGAGGGGATGGCCAGCAACCTAAGCCAAGCTGTCGCCCACCGCCTCCGTCGGTGGCTGGTAGACAGCGCCACCTGCCACCTGACCTCATCCTGGGTGGATCTGGGGCCTGTCTTCTGGCCACGTTGGGTCCGCCACACAGAGTGCGACACCTCCCACACTGGCTGCTCCTGGCCTCCTGGCATGACCTGCCGTCCTGCCCAGTTCACCCACATCAAGCTCCTGGTCTGGCACTGCTGGATGAGCAAGGACCCAGCCATAGACACGGGCAGGATTCTCCAGCAATGCACCTGGAGGCAGATCCCCTACCCAGTAGTGTCTGCTTGCAAGTGCTCCTGTCGGTAA
- the GCAT gene encoding 2-amino-3-ketobutyrate coenzyme A ligase, mitochondrial isoform X2: protein MWCSRLLSYPLSQGQCSSYRARAALAQLNHVLEAELESIRGAGTWKSERIITSKQGPHIHVEGSRGEILNFCANNYLGLSSHPEVIRSGLEALEKFGAGLSSVRFICGTQNIHKNLEEKISRFHQREDAILYASCFDANAGIFEALLTPEDAVLSDELNHASIIDGIRLCKANKYRYKHMDMQDLEAKLQDAQKHRLRLVATDGAFSMDGDIAPLKEICSLAQKYQALVFIDECHATGFLGPNGRGTDELLGVMDQVDIVNSTLGKALGGAAGGYTTGPKALIDLLRQRSRPYLFSNSLPPAVVGCASKALDLLMESNAIAQSMVAKTRRFRSKMAAAGFSISGNDHPICPVMLGEARLASVMADDILERATPWSPRGRRGSGCRSQPSTVRTTLTAAWRPSQRWGVNMERCPD from the exons ATGTGGTGCAGCCGCCTTCTGAGCTACCCCCTCTCCCAGGGGCAATGTAGTTCCTACAGAGCAAGGGCTGCCCTGGCCCAACTCAACCACGTCCTGGAGGCTGAGCTAGAGAGCATCCGAGGCGCTGGTACCTGGAAGAGTGAGAGGATTATAACATCAAAACAAGGGCCACACATCCACGTAGAAGGCAGCAGAGGAG AGATCCTGAATTTCTGTGCTAATAACTATCTAGGGCTCTCCAGCCACCCTGAGGTGATCCGCTCTGGACTAGAGGCCCTGGAGAAGTTCGGAGCTGGCCTCAGCTCTGTCCGTTTCATCTGCGGGACTCAG AATATACACAAGAACCTGGAAGAGAAGATCTCTCGTTTCCACCAGAGAGAAGACGCCATCCTCTATGCCAGCTGCTTTGATGCCAATGCTGGTATCTTTGAG gcactgctgACCCCAGAAGATGCAGTGCTGTCGGACGAGCTGAATCATGCCTCCATCATTGACGGGATCCGCCTGTGCAAGGCCAATAAATACCGCTACAAGCACATGGACATGCAGGACCTGGAGGCCAAGCTGCAGGATGCACAG AAACACCGCCTGAGGCTGGTGGCTACCGATGGTGCCTTTTCCATGGATGGTGACATCGCCCCGTTGAAGGAGATCTGCAGCCTGGCCCAGAAATACCAGGCCCTCGTCTTCATCGATGAATGCCATGCCACTGGCTTCCTTGGGCCCAATGGGCG GGGTACTGATGAACTGCTGGGGGTAATGGACCAAGTGGACATTGTCAACTCAACGCTGGGGAAGGCACTTGGAGGAGCAGCAG GTGGCTACACAACTGGCCCCAAGGCCCTTATCGACCTGCTGCGCCAGCGCTCCCGCCCATACCTCTTCTCCAACAGCCTGCCTCCTGCTGTCGTGGGCTGCGCCTCCAAGGCCCTGGACCTGCTCATGGAGAGCAATGCCATTGCGCAGTCCATGGTGGCCAAGACCAGGCG GTTCCGAAGCAAGATGGCTGCAGCCGGATTCAGCATCTCGGGGAATGATCACCCCATCTGCCCTGTGATGCTGGGCGAGGCCCGGCTAGCGTCCGTGATGGCTGATGACatactggagagag CTACCCCGTGGTCCCCAAGGGGAAGGCGCGGATCCGGGTGCAGATCTCAGCCGTCCACAGTGAGGACGACATTGACCGCTGCGTGGAGGCCTTCACAGAGGTGGGGCGTAAACATGGAGCGTTGCCCTGACTAA
- the GCAT gene encoding 2-amino-3-ketobutyrate coenzyme A ligase, mitochondrial isoform X3: protein MWCSRLLSYPLSQGQCSSYRARAALAQLNHVLEAELESIRGAGTWKSERIITSKQGPHIHVEGSRGGLSSHPEVIRSGLEALEKFGAGLSSVRFICGTQNIHKNLEEKISRFHQREDAILYASCFDANAGIFEALLTPEDAVLSDELNHASIIDGIRLCKANKYRYKHMDMQDLEAKLQDAQKHRLRLVATDGAFSMDGDIAPLKEICSLAQKYQALVFIDECHATGFLGPNGRGTDELLGVMDQVDIVNSTLGKALGGAAGGYTTGPKALIDLLRQRSRPYLFSNSLPPAVVGCASKALDLLMESNAIAQSMVAKTRRFRSKMAAAGFSISGNDHPICPVMLGEARLASVMADDILERGIYVIGFSYPVVPKGKARIRVQISAVHSEDDIDRCVEAFTEVGRKHGALP, encoded by the exons ATGTGGTGCAGCCGCCTTCTGAGCTACCCCCTCTCCCAGGGGCAATGTAGTTCCTACAGAGCAAGGGCTGCCCTGGCCCAACTCAACCACGTCCTGGAGGCTGAGCTAGAGAGCATCCGAGGCGCTGGTACCTGGAAGAGTGAGAGGATTATAACATCAAAACAAGGGCCACACATCCACGTAGAAGGCAGCAGAGGAG GGCTCTCCAGCCACCCTGAGGTGATCCGCTCTGGACTAGAGGCCCTGGAGAAGTTCGGAGCTGGCCTCAGCTCTGTCCGTTTCATCTGCGGGACTCAG AATATACACAAGAACCTGGAAGAGAAGATCTCTCGTTTCCACCAGAGAGAAGACGCCATCCTCTATGCCAGCTGCTTTGATGCCAATGCTGGTATCTTTGAG gcactgctgACCCCAGAAGATGCAGTGCTGTCGGACGAGCTGAATCATGCCTCCATCATTGACGGGATCCGCCTGTGCAAGGCCAATAAATACCGCTACAAGCACATGGACATGCAGGACCTGGAGGCCAAGCTGCAGGATGCACAG AAACACCGCCTGAGGCTGGTGGCTACCGATGGTGCCTTTTCCATGGATGGTGACATCGCCCCGTTGAAGGAGATCTGCAGCCTGGCCCAGAAATACCAGGCCCTCGTCTTCATCGATGAATGCCATGCCACTGGCTTCCTTGGGCCCAATGGGCG GGGTACTGATGAACTGCTGGGGGTAATGGACCAAGTGGACATTGTCAACTCAACGCTGGGGAAGGCACTTGGAGGAGCAGCAG GTGGCTACACAACTGGCCCCAAGGCCCTTATCGACCTGCTGCGCCAGCGCTCCCGCCCATACCTCTTCTCCAACAGCCTGCCTCCTGCTGTCGTGGGCTGCGCCTCCAAGGCCCTGGACCTGCTCATGGAGAGCAATGCCATTGCGCAGTCCATGGTGGCCAAGACCAGGCG GTTCCGAAGCAAGATGGCTGCAGCCGGATTCAGCATCTCGGGGAATGATCACCCCATCTGCCCTGTGATGCTGGGCGAGGCCCGGCTAGCGTCCGTGATGGCTGATGACatactggagagag GCATTTATGTCATCGGCTTCAGCTACCCCGTGGTCCCCAAGGGGAAGGCGCGGATCCGGGTGCAGATCTCAGCCGTCCACAGTGAGGACGACATTGACCGCTGCGTGGAGGCCTTCACAGAGGTGGGGCGTAAACATGGAGCGTTGCCCTGA
- the GCAT gene encoding 2-amino-3-ketobutyrate coenzyme A ligase, mitochondrial isoform X1, whose product MWCSRLLSYPLSQGQCSSYRARAALAQLNHVLEAELESIRGAGTWKSERIITSKQGPHIHVEGSRGEILNFCANNYLGLSSHPEVIRSGLEALEKFGAGLSSVRFICGTQNIHKNLEEKISRFHQREDAILYASCFDANAGIFEALLTPEDAVLSDELNHASIIDGIRLCKANKYRYKHMDMQDLEAKLQDAQKHRLRLVATDGAFSMDGDIAPLKEICSLAQKYQALVFIDECHATGFLGPNGRGTDELLGVMDQVDIVNSTLGKALGGAAGGYTTGPKALIDLLRQRSRPYLFSNSLPPAVVGCASKALDLLMESNAIAQSMVAKTRRFRSKMAAAGFSISGNDHPICPVMLGEARLASVMADDILERGIYVIGFSYPVVPKGKARIRVQISAVHSEDDIDRCVEAFTEVGRKHGALP is encoded by the exons ATGTGGTGCAGCCGCCTTCTGAGCTACCCCCTCTCCCAGGGGCAATGTAGTTCCTACAGAGCAAGGGCTGCCCTGGCCCAACTCAACCACGTCCTGGAGGCTGAGCTAGAGAGCATCCGAGGCGCTGGTACCTGGAAGAGTGAGAGGATTATAACATCAAAACAAGGGCCACACATCCACGTAGAAGGCAGCAGAGGAG AGATCCTGAATTTCTGTGCTAATAACTATCTAGGGCTCTCCAGCCACCCTGAGGTGATCCGCTCTGGACTAGAGGCCCTGGAGAAGTTCGGAGCTGGCCTCAGCTCTGTCCGTTTCATCTGCGGGACTCAG AATATACACAAGAACCTGGAAGAGAAGATCTCTCGTTTCCACCAGAGAGAAGACGCCATCCTCTATGCCAGCTGCTTTGATGCCAATGCTGGTATCTTTGAG gcactgctgACCCCAGAAGATGCAGTGCTGTCGGACGAGCTGAATCATGCCTCCATCATTGACGGGATCCGCCTGTGCAAGGCCAATAAATACCGCTACAAGCACATGGACATGCAGGACCTGGAGGCCAAGCTGCAGGATGCACAG AAACACCGCCTGAGGCTGGTGGCTACCGATGGTGCCTTTTCCATGGATGGTGACATCGCCCCGTTGAAGGAGATCTGCAGCCTGGCCCAGAAATACCAGGCCCTCGTCTTCATCGATGAATGCCATGCCACTGGCTTCCTTGGGCCCAATGGGCG GGGTACTGATGAACTGCTGGGGGTAATGGACCAAGTGGACATTGTCAACTCAACGCTGGGGAAGGCACTTGGAGGAGCAGCAG GTGGCTACACAACTGGCCCCAAGGCCCTTATCGACCTGCTGCGCCAGCGCTCCCGCCCATACCTCTTCTCCAACAGCCTGCCTCCTGCTGTCGTGGGCTGCGCCTCCAAGGCCCTGGACCTGCTCATGGAGAGCAATGCCATTGCGCAGTCCATGGTGGCCAAGACCAGGCG GTTCCGAAGCAAGATGGCTGCAGCCGGATTCAGCATCTCGGGGAATGATCACCCCATCTGCCCTGTGATGCTGGGCGAGGCCCGGCTAGCGTCCGTGATGGCTGATGACatactggagagag GCATTTATGTCATCGGCTTCAGCTACCCCGTGGTCCCCAAGGGGAAGGCGCGGATCCGGGTGCAGATCTCAGCCGTCCACAGTGAGGACGACATTGACCGCTGCGTGGAGGCCTTCACAGAGGTGGGGCGTAAACATGGAGCGTTGCCCTGA